A window of Actinobacillus suis ATCC 33415 contains these coding sequences:
- the glyS gene encoding glycine--tRNA ligase subunit beta, translating to MTTQNFLAEIGTEELPPKALKKLATAFAENVENELNQAGLSFEKVEWFAAPRRLAVKVLGLATAQPSKEIEKRGPAVSAAFDANGNPTKAAEGWARGCGISVEQAERLATDKGEWLVHRAVIEGQPTKNLLVDIISRSLANLPIPKMMRWGDKTEQFVRPVHTVTLFFGSELIEGEILGVKIANVVRGHRFLGEREFTISHADEYLTALREKGMVVADFNERKALILAKSQEKATALGGVADIEEDLLDEVTSLVEFPNVLTAKFEERFLAVPAEALVYTMKGDQKYFPIYDKDGKLLPHFIFVSNINPEDPTAIIEGNEKVVRPRLTDAEFFFKTDLKQRLEDRLPRLETVLFQQQLGTLRDKTARIEALAGEIAAQIGADKVKAERAGLLSKCDLMTNMVFEFTDTQGVMGMHYARHDGEDEEVAVALNEQYMPRFAGDELPKSLVACSVALADKFDTLTGIFGIGQAPKGSADPFALRRAALGSLRIIVEKNLPLDLEDLVRKSAALFGDKLTNANVVEDVVDFMLGRFRAWYQDEGIAVDVIQAVLARRPTRPADFDARVRAVSHFRTLDSAEALAAANKRVSNILAKADVAIGEVNPTACVEPAEKALAEAVLGLRTEVQPLIAKGEYTAVLDKLASLRQPVDSFFDNVMVNAEDPALRQNRLAILNTLQGLFLQVADISLLQ from the coding sequence ATGACAACACAAAACTTCCTCGCCGAGATCGGCACTGAAGAGTTGCCACCGAAGGCACTCAAAAAATTAGCGACCGCATTTGCGGAGAATGTAGAAAACGAGTTAAACCAAGCGGGTTTATCATTCGAGAAAGTGGAATGGTTCGCAGCACCACGCCGTTTGGCGGTGAAAGTGTTAGGTTTAGCGACGGCTCAACCAAGCAAAGAGATTGAAAAACGTGGCCCAGCAGTTTCAGCGGCATTTGATGCGAACGGCAATCCGACCAAAGCGGCGGAAGGCTGGGCAAGAGGCTGTGGCATTTCTGTGGAACAGGCGGAACGTTTGGCGACCGACAAAGGCGAATGGTTAGTTCACCGTGCGGTGATTGAAGGTCAGCCGACTAAGAATTTATTGGTGGACATTATTTCTCGTTCTTTAGCGAATTTACCAATTCCGAAAATGATGCGTTGGGGCGATAAAACCGAGCAATTCGTGCGCCCTGTGCATACGGTTACCTTATTCTTTGGTAGCGAGTTAATCGAAGGCGAAATTTTAGGTGTAAAAATCGCTAACGTGGTACGTGGACACCGTTTCTTAGGAGAACGTGAATTTACTATTTCACACGCAGATGAATACCTTACTGCATTACGTGAAAAAGGAATGGTGGTTGCAGATTTCAACGAGCGTAAAGCGTTGATTCTTGCAAAATCGCAAGAAAAAGCGACCGCTTTAGGTGGCGTAGCAGACATCGAAGAAGACTTATTAGATGAAGTGACTTCATTGGTTGAGTTCCCGAACGTATTAACCGCAAAATTTGAAGAGCGTTTCCTTGCTGTGCCTGCGGAAGCCTTGGTTTATACAATGAAAGGCGACCAAAAATACTTCCCGATCTATGATAAAGATGGCAAATTATTACCGCACTTTATCTTTGTTTCAAACATCAACCCAGAAGATCCAACTGCGATTATCGAAGGTAATGAAAAAGTGGTTCGTCCACGTTTAACCGATGCGGAATTCTTCTTCAAAACCGACTTAAAACAGCGTTTAGAGGACCGTTTACCACGCCTTGAAACCGTGTTGTTCCAACAACAATTAGGTACGTTACGTGATAAAACCGCTCGTATCGAAGCGTTAGCGGGCGAAATCGCAGCGCAAATCGGTGCAGACAAAGTGAAAGCAGAGCGTGCGGGCTTACTTTCTAAGTGCGACTTAATGACCAATATGGTGTTTGAGTTTACCGATACACAAGGCGTGATGGGTATGCACTACGCACGTCACGATGGTGAAGATGAAGAAGTAGCGGTAGCGTTAAACGAGCAGTATATGCCACGTTTTGCAGGCGATGAATTACCGAAATCATTAGTCGCTTGTTCAGTAGCATTAGCGGACAAATTCGATACGCTCACAGGGATTTTCGGTATCGGTCAAGCACCAAAAGGCAGCGCTGACCCATTCGCACTACGTCGTGCGGCATTAGGTTCGCTCCGTATTATCGTGGAGAAAAATTTACCGCTTGATTTAGAAGATTTAGTGCGTAAATCGGCTGCATTATTCGGTGATAAATTGACCAATGCAAATGTAGTTGAAGATGTAGTGGACTTTATGCTCGGTCGTTTCCGTGCGTGGTATCAAGATGAAGGCATTGCGGTGGACGTAATCCAAGCGGTATTGGCTCGCCGTCCAACTCGCCCAGCGGACTTTGATGCTCGTGTGCGTGCGGTATCGCACTTCCGCACTTTAGATTCAGCAGAAGCGTTAGCGGCAGCAAATAAACGTGTAAGCAATATTTTAGCGAAAGCAGATGTTGCAATCGGTGAGGTAAATCCGACCGCTTGTGTTGAGCCGGCAGAGAAAGCACTTGCGGAAGCGGTACTTGGATTGAGAACGGAAGTGCAGCCGCTGATTGCAAAAGGCGAATATACGGCGGTGTTAGATAAGTTAGCAAGCTTACGTCAGCCGGTGGATAGTTTCTTTGATAATGTAATGGTAAATGCAGAAGACCCTGCGTTACGTCAAAATCGTTTAGCGATTTTAAATACATTACAAGGGCTGTTCTTGCAAGTAGCAGATATTTCATTGTTACAATAA
- the torD gene encoding molecular chaperone TorD yields MATQLLSSEERLFCYRWFHSLLAKELSEPQLHALQAGQFASFFAFLAELGFQPQVTDLQNELAKLTAYDSPRLELAADFAQCFLLEGKLSALPYASYYLDERDLSENLAVMDQWLTKFQLKINRLHNEPSDHLCIYLEVLIKLIETKQPSQIQQQFIRQQLLGWLPQWAEKTAQIQSSTVFYQVISNLLLGFLQQDIA; encoded by the coding sequence ATGGCAACGCAATTACTCAGTTCGGAAGAACGACTATTTTGTTACCGTTGGTTCCATTCGTTACTTGCCAAAGAGCTATCGGAACCGCAGCTACACGCATTACAAGCGGGTCAATTTGCCTCATTTTTTGCATTTCTTGCCGAGCTTGGTTTTCAACCACAAGTTACCGACTTGCAAAATGAATTGGCAAAATTGACCGCTTACGATTCACCTCGCTTAGAACTGGCGGCGGATTTTGCGCAATGCTTTTTATTGGAGGGCAAATTAAGTGCGCTTCCGTACGCCTCTTACTATTTGGATGAACGAGATCTCAGTGAGAATCTTGCGGTAATGGATCAATGGCTAACGAAATTTCAGCTTAAAATCAATCGGTTACATAATGAACCGAGCGATCACCTCTGTATTTATTTAGAAGTGTTGATCAAACTGATTGAAACGAAACAGCCTAGCCAAATTCAGCAACAATTTATCCGACAACAATTACTCGGCTGGCTACCGCAATGGGCGGAGAAAACCGCCCAAATTCAGAGTAGTACCGTGTTTTATCAAGTAATTAGCAATTTGTTACTTGGTTTTCTACAACAAGATATTGCTTAA
- a CDS encoding PDDEXK nuclease domain-containing protein, with amino-acid sequence MSKQITANDNLIQNIAQIIEQAKSQVRQTVNTAMVQSYWEIGRLLVEDEQQGEERAKYGKAILQNVSERLTAMYGKGFDVRNLRNMRSFYLTFPIRNALRTELSWTHYRSLMRIENPQARDWYIKEAIENNWSARALDRQISVLYYERLLASQNKALVEQEATEKTESLKETIQDYLRDPYILDFLNLQDKTYQETDMEQAIISNLQQFLLELGKGFAFVERQKRLRFDDEDFYIDLVFYNFKLKCFLLIDLKIGKLKHQDIGQMDTYVRLYDEQFKGEDDNPTIGLVLCSEQSEAVAKYSVLADRKQIFSAKYLPYLPTEFELKAQIEKTRLLFS; translated from the coding sequence ATGAGTAAGCAAATCACAGCGAATGACAACTTAATTCAAAACATTGCCCAAATTATCGAACAGGCAAAAAGCCAAGTTCGCCAAACAGTTAATACAGCAATGGTACAGAGTTATTGGGAAATTGGGCGGTTACTGGTTGAAGATGAACAGCAAGGCGAAGAACGAGCGAAGTACGGCAAAGCGATTTTGCAGAATGTTTCGGAACGTTTGACAGCGATGTATGGCAAAGGGTTTGATGTTCGTAATTTACGAAATATGCGTTCTTTCTACCTAACATTTCCAATTCGGAACGCACTGCGTACCGAATTAAGTTGGACGCATTACCGCTCACTTATGCGGATAGAAAATCCACAGGCTCGAGATTGGTATATCAAAGAAGCGATAGAAAATAACTGGTCTGCTCGTGCCTTAGACCGCCAAATTTCTGTGCTGTACTACGAACGCTTATTGGCAAGTCAAAATAAAGCCCTTGTTGAGCAAGAAGCAACAGAGAAAACTGAATCGTTAAAAGAAACTATCCAAGATTACTTGCGTGATCCATATATTTTAGATTTCTTGAATTTACAGGATAAAACCTATCAAGAAACTGATATGGAGCAGGCGATAATCAGCAACCTTCAACAGTTTTTGTTAGAACTTGGTAAAGGGTTTGCCTTTGTTGAACGCCAAAAACGTTTACGATTTGATGATGAAGATTTTTATATCGACTTAGTATTTTACAATTTCAAGCTCAAATGCTTTTTGTTGATTGACTTAAAAATCGGCAAGCTCAAACATCAAGATATAGGGCAAATGGATACCTATGTGCGGTTGTATGATGAGCAATTTAAAGGTGAAGACGACAATCCAACTATTGGCTTAGTGCTATGTAGCGAACAAAGTGAGGCGGTGGCAAAATACTCGGTATTAGCCGATCGCAAACAAATTTTTAGTGCGAAATATCTGCCTTATTTGCCGACTGAGTTTGAGTTGAAAGCACAGATAGAAAAAACAAGATTATTGTTTTCATAA
- a CDS encoding DUF1349 domain-containing protein — MQFKNCRFKWWNEPKSYFITEEKIEITTEPHTDLWQKTYYHFKNDNAPMLQIDTEEQYFSFVVKTDFSGSQHRFDQCGVVMYLDSENWLKASVEYENGDFQHLGSVVTNQGYSDWATTEIPASVKAMWYRLSRRGQDFRIECSPDGMNFSQMRICHMANATGKIHFGVYACSPEDSSFKAVFTDLKITACEWQAHVGQLPDDD; from the coding sequence ATGCAATTTAAGAATTGTCGATTTAAGTGGTGGAATGAACCGAAATCTTATTTCATTACCGAAGAAAAAATCGAAATCACCACTGAACCGCACACCGATTTGTGGCAGAAAACTTATTATCATTTCAAAAATGATAATGCCCCAATGCTACAAATCGACACGGAAGAGCAGTACTTTTCTTTTGTGGTAAAAACGGATTTTTCAGGTAGCCAACACCGCTTTGACCAATGCGGTGTGGTGATGTATCTCGATAGCGAAAATTGGCTCAAAGCCTCGGTGGAATATGAAAATGGCGATTTTCAGCATTTAGGTTCGGTGGTAACCAATCAAGGTTATTCCGATTGGGCAACCACAGAAATTCCCGCAAGTGTAAAAGCAATGTGGTATCGCCTTAGCCGTAGGGGACAAGATTTTCGTATTGAATGTTCGCCAGACGGCATGAATTTCAGCCAAATGCGAATTTGCCATATGGCAAATGCCACAGGGAAAATCCACTTCGGTGTTTATGCATGTAGCCCTGAAGATTCCTCATTTAAAGCGGTGTTTACCGATTTAAAAATAACCGCTTGTGAGTGGCAAGCCCATGTGGGGCAGTTGCCTGATGATGATTAA
- the torA gene encoding trimethylamine-N-oxide reductase TorA, producing MSSSLSTSRRQFLKNMSLMAASMAMPNFLVPRANAEAAQAVENGWKITGAQWGAVRAKIENGRIAEIKPFELDKHPTEMINGIKDLVYGEARIRYPMVRLDWLKNRHNSNRTQRGDNRFVRVSWDEALDLFYEELERIQQNYGPWALHTANVGWRSSGQFHSCGNHMIRAIAMHGSSVGTVGDYSTGAGQTILPYVLGSTEVYSQGTSWEVILKETENLIFWASDPVKNLQVGWNCETHESYGYLEQLKQKVAEQKINVISIDPVKSKTQNFLGCKQLYINPQADVPFMLAIAHTLYRENLYDKAFIDMYTLGFEQFVPYLLGETEDKIEKTAEWAAPICGIEAEEIRKFARMLAGKRTQLIFGWAIQRQQHGEQPYWMGAVLAAMLGQIGLAGGGISYAHHYSSIGVSSSGAAMPGSFPSNLDEGQTAKYTNKDYQGYSEVIPVARTTDSLLHSGETIDYNGRKITYAPYKMAIFSGCNQWSRQSDLNKMKRAFQKLETVVSINYSWTATCRFSDIVLPACTPFERNDIDAYGSYSNRGVLAMQKLVEPLYESRPDFEIFKDLCRRFGKEKEYCRGMDEMAWLERLYKDCRNENRGKFAMPSFAEFWQKGYVLFPEGKPWVRHADFREDPELHALGTPSGFIEIFSRKIASFGYTDCKGHPMWFEKAERSHGGPKSDKYPFWLQSVHPDKRLHSQLCEAKSLRETYSVQGREPFYMNPQDAEKLGIKDGDLVRVYNERGQVLVGAVLSDNFPSGVVRLQEGAWFSPLDESVGAIDTYGCPNTLTLDIGASSLSQATSVSTCLVNVEKWQGDAPAANGFSGPTEVAR from the coding sequence ATGTCATCATCACTTTCAACTTCACGCCGTCAATTCTTAAAAAATATGTCGCTGATGGCGGCTTCTATGGCAATGCCGAATTTCCTTGTGCCAAGAGCAAATGCTGAGGCTGCACAAGCGGTCGAAAACGGTTGGAAAATTACCGGTGCGCAATGGGGCGCGGTACGAGCAAAAATTGAAAACGGTCGCATTGCCGAAATTAAGCCATTCGAGTTAGACAAACACCCGACCGAAATGATTAACGGTATTAAAGACTTGGTATACGGCGAAGCACGTATTCGTTATCCAATGGTGCGCTTGGATTGGCTCAAAAACCGTCACAACAGCAACAGAACACAACGTGGCGATAACCGTTTCGTACGTGTCAGTTGGGACGAAGCACTTGACCTGTTCTATGAAGAACTTGAGCGTATTCAGCAAAATTACGGCCCTTGGGCATTACATACCGCCAATGTCGGCTGGCGTTCTTCCGGTCAATTCCATAGCTGCGGTAACCATATGATCCGTGCCATTGCGATGCATGGCTCGAGTGTTGGCACGGTCGGTGATTACTCCACCGGTGCGGGACAAACCATTTTGCCTTATGTGCTAGGCTCAACCGAAGTGTATTCACAAGGGACATCGTGGGAAGTCATTCTTAAAGAAACCGAGAACTTAATTTTCTGGGCAAGCGATCCGGTCAAAAACTTACAAGTCGGCTGGAACTGCGAAACCCACGAATCTTACGGCTACTTAGAACAGCTTAAACAGAAAGTGGCGGAACAAAAAATCAATGTCATTAGCATTGATCCGGTGAAAAGCAAAACGCAAAACTTCCTTGGTTGTAAACAGCTTTATATCAATCCGCAAGCGGACGTGCCGTTTATGTTGGCGATTGCTCACACCTTGTATCGTGAGAATTTATACGATAAAGCGTTTATTGATATGTACACACTCGGTTTTGAGCAATTTGTGCCTTACTTACTCGGCGAAACCGAAGACAAAATTGAGAAAACTGCCGAATGGGCGGCACCGATTTGCGGTATTGAAGCGGAAGAAATCCGCAAATTTGCCCGTATGTTAGCCGGCAAACGTACCCAGTTGATTTTCGGTTGGGCGATTCAGCGCCAACAACACGGCGAACAGCCTTATTGGATGGGTGCGGTTTTAGCCGCAATGCTCGGACAAATCGGGCTTGCCGGCGGTGGTATCAGTTATGCACACCATTACAGTTCTATCGGTGTATCCAGTTCCGGTGCGGCAATGCCGGGTTCCTTCCCATCTAATTTGGACGAAGGGCAAACCGCTAAATATACTAATAAAGATTACCAAGGTTATAGTGAGGTGATTCCGGTTGCTCGTACTACCGATTCTTTACTTCACTCAGGCGAAACCATTGATTACAACGGCAGAAAAATTACCTATGCGCCGTATAAAATGGCGATTTTCTCCGGTTGTAACCAATGGAGCCGCCAATCCGATTTGAATAAGATGAAACGCGCCTTCCAAAAATTGGAAACCGTAGTGTCGATTAACTATAGCTGGACGGCAACTTGTCGTTTCTCCGATATTGTTTTACCGGCTTGTACGCCGTTTGAACGTAACGATATTGATGCCTACGGTTCTTATAGCAACCGAGGCGTTTTGGCGATGCAAAAATTGGTTGAGCCGTTATATGAATCCCGCCCTGATTTTGAAATTTTCAAAGACTTATGTCGCCGATTCGGCAAAGAAAAAGAATATTGCCGAGGCATGGACGAAATGGCGTGGTTAGAACGTTTATACAAAGATTGTCGCAATGAAAACCGTGGCAAATTTGCTATGCCGTCTTTCGCTGAATTTTGGCAAAAAGGTTATGTGCTGTTCCCAGAGGGCAAACCTTGGGTACGTCACGCCGATTTCCGTGAAGATCCGGAATTACACGCACTCGGCACACCTTCCGGCTTTATCGAAATCTTTAGCCGTAAAATTGCGAGTTTCGGCTATACCGACTGTAAAGGTCACCCGATGTGGTTTGAAAAAGCGGAACGTTCGCACGGTGGGCCGAAATCGGATAAATATCCGTTCTGGCTACAATCCGTGCATCCGGATAAACGCTTACATTCACAATTGTGTGAAGCCAAATCGTTACGTGAAACCTACAGCGTGCAAGGGCGAGAACCATTTTATATGAATCCGCAAGACGCAGAAAAATTAGGCATTAAAGACGGCGATTTAGTGCGTGTCTATAACGAACGCGGGCAAGTATTGGTTGGTGCGGTATTATCCGATAACTTCCCGAGTGGTGTCGTACGTTTACAAGAAGGAGCGTGGTTCTCACCGCTTGATGAAAGCGTGGGAGCGATTGATACTTACGGCTGCCCGAATACGCTAACACTGGATATTGGCGCTTCAAGCTTATCGCAAGCGACTTCTGTCAGTACCTGTTTAGTGAATGTGGAAAAATGGCAAGGCGATGCACCGGCAGCGAACGGTTTCAGCGGCCCGACAGAGGTAGCTCGTTAA
- a CDS encoding DUF3825 domain-containing protein, translating to MTSNTWPDELYDLIFFPDIDKSLTDLSTLAEYEDWDYKNTQSSRKLPVLYNYIQYTYTKLAQEGKLEISIDGQYLTFNTGLVTSNQEPIFAFCSTNRNTPKNGNKLSPWYFNGWKRKGEFEMQKFTLLPDMAHYFDNPSDLVFDCKKELIVNIEHIIADNKERFPEPYYSMPDYTLQIVLKGAIDNAKERVRRNYKTAIPHFYRNKVQLLLPLCLSKPGIADLAIVVESSNQATYRAATCLTLDMAYNNARQLARPDRDWLIP from the coding sequence ATGACATCTAATACTTGGCCCGATGAATTGTACGATTTAATCTTTTTTCCTGATATTGATAAATCACTAACAGATTTATCTACTTTAGCGGAATATGAAGATTGGGACTACAAAAATACTCAATCAAGTAGAAAATTACCAGTTTTGTATAATTACATCCAATATACATATACAAAATTGGCTCAAGAAGGGAAATTGGAAATTTCTATTGATGGGCAATATTTGACATTTAATACTGGGTTAGTTACTTCAAATCAAGAGCCTATTTTTGCTTTTTGTAGTACTAATAGAAACACTCCTAAAAATGGAAATAAATTAAGCCCTTGGTATTTTAATGGCTGGAAAAGAAAAGGGGAATTTGAAATGCAAAAATTTACACTTCTTCCTGATATGGCTCATTATTTTGATAATCCCTCTGATTTGGTATTTGATTGTAAAAAAGAGTTAATTGTTAACATCGAACATATTATTGCTGATAATAAAGAGCGTTTCCCTGAACCTTATTATTCAATGCCTGACTACACTTTACAAATTGTTTTAAAAGGGGCTATTGATAACGCAAAAGAAAGAGTTAGACGTAATTATAAAACAGCGATTCCCCATTTTTATAGAAATAAAGTGCAATTATTATTACCTTTATGTCTTTCTAAACCAGGAATAGCAGATTTAGCAATCGTAGTAGAAAGCTCCAATCAAGCTACTTATAGAGCTGCCACTTGTTTAACTCTAGATATGGCATATAACAATGCACGACAGTTAGCTCGTCCTGATAGAGATTGGTTAATCCCATAA
- the glyQ gene encoding glycine--tRNA ligase subunit alpha: MTTKFNVKTFQGMILALQDYWANVGCTIVQPFDMEVGAGTSHPMTALRALGPEPMAFAYVQPSRRPTDGRYGENPNRLQHYYQFQVVIKPSPDNIQELYLGSLKMLGFDPTQHDIRFVEDNWENPTLGAWGLGWEVWLNGMEVTQFTYFQQVGGLECKPVTGEVTYGLERLAMYIQGVDSVYDLVWSDGPLGKTTYGDVFHQNEVEQSTYNFEYADVDFLFKAFEQYEKEATELLALEKPLPLPAYERILKAAHSFNMLDARKAISVTERQRYILRIRTLTKGVAEAYYASREALGFPGCKK, translated from the coding sequence ATGACAACAAAATTTAATGTAAAAACATTCCAAGGTATGATTTTAGCCCTACAAGATTATTGGGCAAACGTAGGTTGCACCATTGTTCAGCCGTTTGATATGGAAGTGGGCGCAGGTACATCTCACCCGATGACCGCACTCCGTGCTTTAGGCCCTGAGCCAATGGCGTTCGCTTACGTTCAACCATCTCGCCGCCCGACTGACGGTCGCTATGGCGAAAACCCAAACCGTTTACAACACTACTACCAATTCCAAGTGGTGATCAAACCGTCTCCGGATAACATTCAAGAACTCTATTTAGGCTCACTTAAAATGTTAGGTTTCGACCCGACTCAACACGATATTCGTTTCGTGGAAGACAACTGGGAAAACCCAACCTTAGGTGCGTGGGGCTTAGGCTGGGAAGTGTGGTTAAACGGTATGGAAGTAACCCAATTCACTTACTTCCAACAAGTGGGCGGTTTAGAGTGTAAACCAGTAACCGGTGAAGTCACTTACGGCTTGGAGCGTTTAGCAATGTACATTCAAGGCGTGGACAGCGTGTACGATCTCGTGTGGTCAGACGGTCCATTAGGCAAAACAACCTATGGCGATGTATTCCACCAAAATGAAGTGGAGCAATCAACCTACAACTTTGAATACGCAGATGTGGATTTCCTCTTCAAAGCGTTTGAGCAATACGAAAAAGAAGCGACTGAATTATTAGCATTAGAAAAACCACTACCGTTACCAGCTTACGAACGCATTTTAAAAGCGGCACACAGCTTCAATATGCTAGACGCTCGCAAAGCGATTTCGGTAACCGAACGCCAACGTTATATCTTACGCATTCGCACCTTAACTAAAGGTGTAGCAGAAGCGTATTATGCAAGCCGTGAGGCGTTGGGTTTTCCAGGTTGTAAAAAATAA